In Streptomyces sp. NBC_01439, the following are encoded in one genomic region:
- a CDS encoding PP2C family protein-serine/threonine phosphatase, which yields MLDMHPCVRVDVDSLMAAQHDLGVCDAIWRIAPGGKADAMSAPHLPKVAGIDPAATASPHTAAPAPARTTPAPAPAPGGPGSVIQDRLAGMVSDLTTLHELTERLARTSDLNTSLREFLRAGASLVGARRGLVVLEPSDGLGPTSTIGLGLGHAELGHIETVPRSATSYGRILDGLPDAQGGSDFLPEPGAPPGSGGFAAPVDPRHREVAARLGYAASYSLPLTAEATGRLGAAVWLYDEQAEPSDRQRDLAGLYVRHAAEHLARMLEVERSRSHLATVSEELLPSRLPRIPGVQLAARHHTGPLGGGDWYDALPLPEGALGLAVGSVTGSGPSAVAAMGRLRASLRAYAVMEGEDPVAVLSDLELLLRLTEPARAATALFAYCEPAGGPQSEGRGSKIILAGAGHTPPLLIGEHRTEYVETSLSAPLGMLSCWEAPSVEIEPAPGETVLLYTDGLLHHTGDPMDRAYARLHAAAAGVPRSVREDPAALCEHILRTVLPGGVPTDAPEDIVLLAARFE from the coding sequence ATGCTGGACATGCATCCATGTGTGCGTGTAGATGTGGATTCCTTGATGGCGGCGCAGCACGATCTGGGGGTTTGCGATGCTATTTGGCGAATCGCACCAGGTGGAAAGGCGGACGCCATGAGCGCCCCGCATCTGCCGAAAGTGGCTGGAATCGATCCAGCAGCAACCGCGTCGCCGCACACTGCGGCGCCCGCGCCCGCCCGGACCACCCCCGCACCAGCCCCTGCGCCCGGCGGCCCGGGCAGTGTCATCCAGGACCGGCTGGCGGGCATGGTCTCGGACCTCACCACCCTGCACGAGCTCACCGAGCGCCTCGCCCGTACCAGTGACCTCAACACCTCGCTGCGCGAATTCCTGCGCGCCGGAGCCTCGCTTGTCGGCGCCCGCCGCGGTCTGGTCGTCCTGGAGCCCTCCGACGGACTCGGCCCGACCAGCACGATCGGCCTCGGGCTCGGCCACGCGGAGCTCGGCCACATCGAGACCGTGCCGCGCAGCGCCACCTCCTACGGCCGGATCCTCGACGGTCTGCCGGACGCACAGGGCGGCTCCGATTTCCTGCCCGAACCGGGCGCGCCCCCCGGATCCGGGGGCTTCGCCGCCCCTGTGGACCCCCGCCACCGTGAGGTCGCCGCCCGGCTCGGCTACGCCGCGAGCTACTCGCTCCCCCTCACCGCCGAGGCCACCGGTCGGCTCGGCGCGGCCGTCTGGCTCTACGACGAGCAGGCCGAGCCGAGCGACCGCCAGCGCGACCTCGCCGGGCTGTACGTGCGGCACGCCGCGGAGCACCTGGCCCGGATGTTGGAGGTGGAGCGCTCCCGCTCCCACCTGGCCACCGTCTCCGAGGAGCTGCTGCCGAGCCGGCTCCCCCGGATCCCCGGGGTACAGCTCGCGGCCCGCCACCACACGGGGCCGCTCGGCGGGGGCGACTGGTACGACGCCCTGCCGCTGCCCGAGGGCGCCCTGGGACTGGCCGTCGGCTCCGTCACCGGATCCGGACCGAGCGCCGTCGCCGCGATGGGGCGGCTGCGCGCATCGCTGCGCGCCTACGCCGTCATGGAGGGCGAGGACCCCGTAGCGGTCCTGTCCGACCTGGAGCTGCTGCTGCGCCTCACCGAACCGGCCCGTGCCGCCACCGCCCTCTTCGCCTACTGCGAACCCGCCGGGGGGCCGCAGTCCGAAGGCCGGGGCAGCAAGATCATCCTGGCTGGTGCCGGACACACCCCGCCGCTGCTGATCGGCGAGCACCGCACCGAGTACGTGGAGACCTCGCTCTCCGCGCCGCTGGGCATGCTGTCCTGCTGGGAAGCGCCGAGCGTGGAGATCGAACCTGCACCCGGAGAAACGGTGCTTCTCTACACTGACGGGCTGCTGCACCACACCGGCGACCCGATGGACCGGGCGTACGCCCGGCTGCACGCCGCGGCTGCAGGGGTCCCGCGCAGCGTCCGCGAGGACCCGGCAGCCCTGTGCGAGCACATCCTGCGGACCGTGCTGCCCGGCGGGGTGCCGACCGATGCCCCCGAGGACATCGTGCTGCTCGCGGCCCGGTTCGAATGA